The DNA segment TCCTGTAAAGTCTGCGGCTACCCCCTCTTTGAGTATAAGGGAGAGACACAGTGCGTCGTCTGCCCGCTTGCTGCTTCAGAAGAACCTCTTCCCACACCGGAGCCGCCGGCACCGGCCCCAGAATCCGGGCGGTCCCCGGCACCGGCACCGGCCGCACGGGAGGAGCCGCAGGGCGAAGCTGCCGTGGAGATCGAGCGGACGATCGTCCACCTCTGCGAACGGATCAGGGAAGAACAGAGGCCCGAAGAGTGCCTGACCCTGATGAAGGCGGTCGAGCGGGGCGCGAGAGCCCTCGCACGACTGGGTCAGCGGTAAGGTCTGCGGGCAAGATCCCATATCGCACGGGCGGTCTTTTCCCCGATCCCGTGCACCGCCGCCAGCTCCTCCGGTTCGGCATCGACGATCGCCTTGAGCGAGCCGAAGTGTTCGAGGAGGAGACGTGCGCTTTTTAAACCGACGTTCGG comes from the Methanoculleus marisnigri JR1 genome and includes:
- a CDS encoding Sjogren's syndrome/scleroderma autoantigen 1 family protein, encoding MTADQADEVMAGYLLKGGKMLAKSCKVCGYPLFEYKGETQCVVCPLAASEEPLPTPEPPAPAPESGRSPAPAPAAREEPQGEAAVEIERTIVHLCERIREEQRPEECLTLMKAVERGARALARLGQR